A genomic segment from Nitratiruptor sp. YY08-10 encodes:
- the recG gene encoding ATP-dependent DNA helicase RecG yields MTIHEERLRKVGIYDAISFALQAPFSYRDYRLENLFDVTIRSWQKHPKFVKMIAYAHNRNQDIELIFFHTTSYHKQTFQSGNRLYIEGKVQKSYGKLQIIQPKKVANYKIGRIFPQYRIAIRGDIFEKLKEKYLIKENLLQEGLPEEIVQLLLQIHYPDAAFYEAWRQEGTITGKYLDALKYAESFSYMKNLKQKRVYQKSIAQYAQDPEPFLSTLPFEPTNDQKKAIYDIYNDLKKEVAARRVIVGDVGSGKSLVMFATAFMNYPNKTFLMAPTTILADQLYQEAKKFLPKEMNIALVTSTNKDFDHNAHFFIGTHALLYTDLPQATVVMVDEQHRFGTNQRNLLKKMVECNEGSPHFFQFSATPIPRTKAMMQSALVDYSLIKEMPFQKEITTKVISKDSFKELLGHIKSEVQKGHQVLVVYPLVEESEKYGYKSLQEAKDFWMRYFDGVYVTHGKDKEKEEVLKEFREHGNILLATTVIEVGISLPRLSTIVIVGAENLGLATLHQLRGRVSRTGLKGYCFLYTNDAKNERLQKFASITNGFEIAELDLMYRKSGDIIHGREQSGKTFKWLHMALDKAIVEEAKKRLEELSSSS; encoded by the coding sequence ATGACCATACATGAAGAGCGACTCCGTAAAGTTGGCATCTATGATGCCATCTCTTTCGCTTTGCAGGCCCCTTTTTCCTATCGTGACTATAGATTAGAAAATCTTTTTGATGTGACGATACGCTCTTGGCAAAAACATCCAAAGTTTGTAAAAATGATAGCGTATGCGCATAATCGTAATCAAGACATTGAACTCATCTTTTTTCACACAACTTCCTATCATAAGCAGACGTTTCAGAGTGGAAACAGATTATATATCGAAGGCAAAGTGCAAAAGAGTTACGGAAAACTTCAAATCATCCAACCCAAAAAAGTGGCAAATTACAAAATAGGCAGGATTTTTCCTCAGTATCGGATTGCAATACGTGGTGATATCTTTGAAAAATTGAAAGAGAAGTATCTTATTAAAGAGAATCTTTTGCAAGAAGGATTGCCTGAAGAGATCGTTCAACTGCTTTTACAGATTCACTATCCAGACGCAGCATTTTATGAGGCTTGGAGACAAGAAGGAACTATAACTGGAAAATATCTCGATGCATTAAAATATGCCGAGAGTTTTTCCTACATGAAAAATCTCAAACAAAAAAGAGTTTATCAAAAAAGTATCGCGCAATATGCTCAAGATCCTGAACCTTTTTTATCTACTTTGCCATTTGAGCCGACAAACGATCAAAAAAAAGCTATATATGATATCTATAACGATTTGAAAAAAGAGGTAGCTGCTAGAAGAGTTATAGTAGGTGATGTGGGCAGTGGAAAAAGTCTAGTGATGTTTGCGACGGCTTTTATGAACTATCCCAACAAAACCTTTCTTATGGCCCCTACGACGATTTTGGCAGATCAGCTCTACCAGGAAGCCAAAAAGTTTTTGCCAAAAGAGATGAACATAGCATTGGTCACTTCAACGAACAAGGATTTTGATCACAATGCCCATTTTTTTATCGGTACTCACGCACTTTTGTATACCGATTTGCCACAGGCAACAGTGGTAATGGTGGATGAACAGCATCGATTTGGCACAAATCAGAGAAATCTTTTAAAAAAGATGGTGGAATGCAATGAGGGATCACCACACTTTTTCCAGTTTTCTGCTACGCCTATTCCTCGAACAAAAGCGATGATGCAAAGCGCTTTGGTGGATTATTCTTTGATCAAAGAGATGCCTTTTCAAAAGGAAATCACAACAAAAGTGATTTCCAAAGACTCTTTTAAAGAGCTTTTAGGACATATCAAGTCTGAAGTGCAAAAAGGGCATCAAGTACTTGTTGTATATCCACTGGTAGAAGAGAGTGAAAAGTACGGGTATAAATCATTGCAAGAGGCAAAAGATTTTTGGATGCGCTATTTCGATGGAGTTTATGTGACGCATGGAAAAGATAAAGAGAAAGAGGAGGTGTTGAAAGAATTTAGAGAACATGGGAACATTCTTTTAGCGACAACAGTGATAGAGGTGGGGATATCTCTGCCAAGACTGAGTACCATTGTGATTGTTGGAGCTGAAAATCTTGGACTTGCGACGCTTCATCAGCTTCGTGGCCGTGTATCACGAACCGGACTCAAAGGCTACTGCTTTTTATACACAAACGATGCTAAGAATGAGAGGCTTCAAAAATTTGCTTCGATCACGAATGGTTTTGAGATTGCAGAACTTGATCTGATGTATCGAAAAAGCGGAGATATCATTCATGGACGCGAGCAGAGTGGAAAAACCTTCAAATGGCTCCATATGGCCTTGGATAAGGCGATAGTAGAAGAGGCGAAAAAGAGGCTGGAGGAGTTATCCTCATCCTCTTAG